In Spinacia oleracea cultivar Varoflay chromosome 5, BTI_SOV_V1, whole genome shotgun sequence, a single window of DNA contains:
- the LOC130461816 gene encoding uncharacterized protein translates to MEAFISLDQDKASPISERWVHSLIIKVIGKSFSVEFLKTSLQRIWKLQQPLQLIALGRGFYNVSVPSEEAREAILSNGPWFITGYMLIVQPWVPGFKPSQAVISKSLVWVSLPELPIEFHSLPILQRIANEIGSFIKTYMNAIEQNKVRFARIQVLLDLAKQRKENVCLRAFKHTIQYEEFP, encoded by the coding sequence ATGGAAGCTTTTATAAGCTTAGACCAAGACAAAGCCTCTCCAATCTCAGAACGATGGGTTCACTCCCTCATCATTAAGGTAATTGGGAAATCCTTCTCGGTGGAATTCTTGAAAACATCTCTTCAGAGAATTTGGAAATTACAACAACCATTGCAGCTCATTGCGTTAGGAAGAGGTTTCTACAATGTGTCTGTCCCATCAGAAGAAGCAAGAGAAGCAATTCTCTCAAATGGCCCATGGTTCATTACAGGATACATGTTAATTGTCCAACCATGGGTACCGGGGTTCAAACCGTCTCAAGCGGTTATCTCAAAATCCCTTGTTTGGGTGTCGCTACCAGAATTACCAATTGAGTTTCACTCTTTACCAATTTTGCAGAGAATTGCGAACGAAATTGGGAGCTTTATCAAGACATATATGAACGCAATAGAACAAAACAAAGTTAGGTTTGCAAGAATCCAGGTCCTACTGGACCTTGCAAAACAGAGGAAGGAAAACGTTTGTTTAAGAGCTTTTAAACATACGATTCAGTATGAAGAATTCCCATAA